The following nucleotide sequence is from Pseudobutyrivibrio ruminis HUN009.
TTCACTTATATTTTTGTCTAAAATTCTTTAGTCACTTAAGTGAAAAATAAAAGTCTCATTTCACACTTAACTTTTTGTTAAGTTTATTTTCAGCATTACACATTTCACTTAACTTATCTAAATACTTTGAGACAAATGCATTGATTTTTTAAGTGATAATTCAAAAATTACGTATTTCACTTAACACACCTCTCCAATTTTAAGTGAAAACCAGGATTTTATAATTCCCACTTAACAAAGCTCCACTAAAGCTCCCCAAAAACTCCACTAAAGCTCCCATAGCTGAGTCAAAGCTGTAAAGTGAATAACCAAAATCAATATTCTACACTTAAACAAGGCCCATCACTACCTACATATAATCTGATTACGGCCTGTTTCCTTGGCTTCATATAGATTGTCATCGGCGCGCTTCAAGGTTTCATCTGTGGTTTCACCTGGGACAAGGGCGGTAAGGCCAAAGCTCATAGTGATTTGACGATCTGTGTCTGGAATATAAATAGTGCGAACCTCATCCATAATCATAGAAAGCTCTCTTTTTGCTATATCCAACTCACGGTTTTCAAAAATAAGCAAGAACTCCTCGCCACCCCAGCGGGCTGAAAAACCTTTGCCAACCATGCCGGCCTTCAGTTTGTCTGCTACTGATTTAAGAATCACATCACCCATTTCATGTCCATAGGTGTCATTAACCTTTTTAAAGAAATCTATATCTGAAATACATACGCAGTACTTGTTTCCCATTTCTACTGCCTTCACTCTGATGTCCTCAAGCTTCTTATCAGCGGAGCGACGATTATTTAACTCGGTAAGAGCATCATATTCTACAAGCTTTTTCAATGCCCCTGCCATGCGTTTTCCATCTGTGGCAAGATGCTTTATTTCATCATCTTTTGCTATGAGTTCTCGTGGCATTTCAAAATCAAATTCTCCACTTGCAAGGCGGTTCATGTATTTGTCCATTTTAAAAATTCTACCTGCCAGCTTATTGCCTTCATGAACCATAATGAATCCAAAGAAGACTGCTACCACAATACATATGCCAATAATAGGAAGAACGTATTTGAAAACCTCTTCTTGAACATCTTCCGCTGAACGACATACAGCAATCATACCAATGACTTTATTTTTATCATCCTTTAAGGCTGTATAGTATGCAAAACTCTTCTTATCATATACAACCACATTATCATAGAATACACTTTCACCAGTTTTCAAAACTTCATTTTTAACAACCGCTGCAGCCTTGGTGCCCATAGCACTGTTACCATCATCATCATGAAGCGTTGTAAGAATTCTAGTGTCCTCTATAAAAATAGATACATCGATATCAAGAAAATCAGACATGGTTGCTATAAGAGTGTCTTCTCCATTGAGCTTTTGTTCGCCCTTATAAATCTCTATTTCCCCTTCTTCGCCTGTTTCTTCTATTCTATAATCGCCAACATAAAATTCATCAAAAACAAAGCCTATCAATTCTGCATCATGAATAAGTTCGTCTTTAATTTGATTAGTGATTGACGCTCTTACAATACTTACGCTTGTCACAATAATTGCCACGGTAAGCAAGATTACTGGTACCAGCGTCATTGTAAGCATCTGCTTTTTTAAACTATCTTTAAAATCACTTTTAACCATGTTTTTCTCCTCTAAAAAACATCAATGTCAAATATATAATACTTCATTTTCAGGAGAAATAATATGAAATTACAGTGAATAAACATGAAAAAAGCAGGCACAGAACGCACCCGCCTTTTCCATGTTGAAGGATTTTGTTAGAAAAAGAAAGTTACTTATTGCGGCGTGCCTTAACTAAGGCAAATACCGACTGAAGGATTATGAAAATACAAAGGAGTGCTGCCGTTGCTATGTTTGCCCAGCTAGAAAGGAGCTTTCCGTTTGTATTAACTAGTACTGTAATTGTACCGTTGATGAGAACACCGAAGAGTGAACCGATTACGTTTCCTACACCACCTGTAAGAAGTGTTCCACCAATAACGGCTGATGCAATAGCATCCATTTCAAGGCCCTTTGCCTGGTTAACTGAACCTGACATTGTGTTCAAGCAGTAGAGAATACCACCGATCGAGCAAAGGAATGATGAAAGAATGTGTGAAAGCATTCTTGTCTTTTTAACATTCAAGCCCATCATTGTTGCTGATGTCTGGTTGCCACCAACAGCATAAAGATTACGTCCAAACTTTGTGTACTTTAACATCAAGAAGATAAGTACAAGTACAACAAGGGCAATAACAACTGTTGGTCTCATGTAAGGAACAACTACCTTACCATGTTTATTAACCTTTCCAAGGAACTCTGGAAGATTGATTTTTGAGTTTGCCCATGCATAGAATACTGGGTTGTCAGCCTCTGTAATAGAAATCTGGCCTGAGCAGATAACTGCTGTCATACCTCTTCCAAAGAACATTCCTGCCATGGTTACAATGAATGGCTGAATCTCTAGATATCCAACCAAAAATCCCTGAACTGCGCCAAATACAAGGCCAATTACAAGAACAAGAATTACCATTGGAACAGCACCCATGTGCCATTCTGTCATACCATAAACAAGTAGCATACAGTCCATGGCGATAACTGAACCAACTGAAATATCAATTCCACCTGTCAACATAACACATGTCATTCCACAGGTTACGCAGATAAGACCAGCATTGTTGATAAGGATGTTTAGGAATGTCTGTAAGTTTCCAAAACCTTTATCCTGATAAATCAGGCAGCCTACAATATACATAAATATGAAGAGGCCGATTGTGATAAATATTAAAACTGTATTTGGATCTAATTTTCTTCTCGTCTTCATTATGCTGCCTCCTTTATGTGAGCCTTCTGGGCCTTCCTTGCTGCCATGTAGGCTTTGAATGCAGGAGCCTGCACTACTACGATTATGATAACGATGATTGCCTTAAACACTGGAGCCTTATCAGTTGAAACACCCATAGCAAGAAGTGTTGTTGTGATTGCCTGGATTGTGTATGCACCAATGATTGAACCAGCAAGGTTAAATTTACCACCGCCAAGTGAGTTGCCACCAAGTGCTACTGCAAGGATGGCATCCAATTCGTAGTTAAGACCAATGTTGTTTGAATCTGCTGAGTAGATTCTTGATGAAGCTACAATACCTGCGATACCAGCACAGATACCACAAACAAGGTAGCAAATAAAGCAAATTACATCTGAGTTGATACCAGAAATTCTAGCTGCTCTGCTGTTGATACCAACTGACTGGATATAAAGACCAAGTGCTGTCTTTTTCAAAAGTATAGTTACAATTAAGATTACTAAAGCTGCCACAAATACTGGTGTAGGTATTGGACATCCCGGAAGGAAGTTACCTAAATATTTGTAAGGCTCATATCGTATATACGTAATCTGGTTGTTGCAAAGTAACAAACCGATTGCTCGTGCCGCCGTATATAAAATCAATGTTGCAACCATTGGTTGTATCTTTAGTTTGGATACCAGGGCACCGTTCATTGCACCGCAGACACCACCCATAAGTACACCAAAAAGCATTCCGACTCCCATTGGAACCATCAGCTCATTTACTGAGTTGTTTCCATATCCTGCAAGTAACATACAGCAGCTACATGCTGATAATGACATTACTGAACCAACGGAAATATCAGTACCTGCAGAAACTGCAACTACAAGTGTCTGTCCTACTGCAAGAATTGCGATTTCTGAACCACGATTCAAAATATCAATTAAACGTCCAAACAAAACACCATCCTGTATCTTGATTGAAAAGAATGCAGGGCTCTTAATCAAGTTGATAAGCAAAACCAAAATCATACAGAAGATTGGTAGGAATAGTGGTTGTTTTGTTAATTTCTTAAAGTTTTCCATTATTCTGCACCTCCTGCTATGGCTGCCATAACTGTTTCTTGGTTAAGATTTTCAGTAATTTCTCCAACCTGGGCGCCATCGCGCATTACGTACATTCTTGAACATGTACGAAGCATTTCTTCAATTTCAGAGGAAATAAATACAATGCTCATTCCCTCTTCTTCCGCAAATTTCAAAGCCAACTTCTGGAACTCTGTCTTTGTTCCGATATCAATACCTCTGGTTGGCTCATCCAAAATTAAGAAATCAGGATGTGTGCATAACCATCTTGCAAGGATAACCTTTTGTTGATTACCACCTGACAACTGGTTAATAGGAGTTTCGCGAGATGCTGTCTTGATTTGAAGCATATCGATAAACTTGTCTGCAAGTTCATTTTGTTTTGCAACTGGAATCTTTTTGAACATTCCGTTTCTAGCCTGAAGGGCAAGAATTATATTCTCCCTTACTGAAAGGTCGCCTATAC
It contains:
- a CDS encoding diguanylate cyclase domain-containing protein — its product is MVKSDFKDSLKKQMLTMTLVPVILLTVAIIVTSVSIVRASITNQIKDELIHDAELIGFVFDEFYVGDYRIEETGEEGEIEIYKGEQKLNGEDTLIATMSDFLDIDVSIFIEDTRILTTLHDDDGNSAMGTKAAAVVKNEVLKTGESVFYDNVVVYDKKSFAYYTALKDDKNKVIGMIAVCRSAEDVQEEVFKYVLPIIGICIVVAVFFGFIMVHEGNKLAGRIFKMDKYMNRLASGEFDFEMPRELIAKDDEIKHLATDGKRMAGALKKLVEYDALTELNNRRSADKKLEDIRVKAVEMGNKYCVCISDIDFFKKVNDTYGHEMGDVILKSVADKLKAGMVGKGFSARWGGEEFLLIFENRELDIAKRELSMIMDEVRTIYIPDTDRQITMSFGLTALVPGETTDETLKRADDNLYEAKETGRNQIICR
- a CDS encoding ABC transporter permease subunit, giving the protein MKTRRKLDPNTVLIFITIGLFIFMYIVGCLIYQDKGFGNLQTFLNILINNAGLICVTCGMTCVMLTGGIDISVGSVIAMDCMLLVYGMTEWHMGAVPMVILVLVIGLVFGAVQGFLVGYLEIQPFIVTMAGMFFGRGMTAVICSGQISITEADNPVFYAWANSKINLPEFLGKVNKHGKVVVPYMRPTVVIALVVLVLIFLMLKYTKFGRNLYAVGGNQTSATMMGLNVKKTRMLSHILSSFLCSIGGILYCLNTMSGSVNQAKGLEMDAIASAVIGGTLLTGGVGNVIGSLFGVLINGTITVLVNTNGKLLSSWANIATAALLCIFIILQSVFALVKARRNK
- a CDS encoding ABC transporter permease — encoded protein: MENFKKLTKQPLFLPIFCMILVLLINLIKSPAFFSIKIQDGVLFGRLIDILNRGSEIAILAVGQTLVVAVSAGTDISVGSVMSLSACSCCMLLAGYGNNSVNELMVPMGVGMLFGVLMGGVCGAMNGALVSKLKIQPMVATLILYTAARAIGLLLCNNQITYIRYEPYKYLGNFLPGCPIPTPVFVAALVILIVTILLKKTALGLYIQSVGINSRAARISGINSDVICFICYLVCGICAGIAGIVASSRIYSADSNNIGLNYELDAILAVALGGNSLGGGKFNLAGSIIGAYTIQAITTTLLAMGVSTDKAPVFKAIIVIIIVVVQAPAFKAYMAARKAQKAHIKEAA